The following are encoded together in the Pedobacter steynii genome:
- the pfkA gene encoding 6-phosphofructokinase, translating to MKPNIKNIAVLTSGGDAPGMNACIRAVVRTGIYNGINMFGVLQGYQGLINNNINPMDARSVSNIIHLGGTILKTARCLEFKTEEGMELAFAHLKAREIDGLVVIGGDGTFTGAQRFGKKFGIRVIGIPGTIDNDLYGSDFTLGYDTAINTVIEAIDKIRDTADSHDRLFFIEVMGRDSGCIALRSAIASGAEAVLLPEKETNLDELIAQLEAGASTKKSSSIVIVSEGHKYGGAYDVAKKVKESFNHYDTKVTILGHLQRGGSPSSFDRILGSRLGFAAVNELLKGSTMQMVGLRGNDIKTTSIDEALTRHTFKLESDLLEMTKVLSI from the coding sequence ATGAAACCAAATATTAAAAATATCGCCGTATTAACATCTGGAGGAGATGCTCCCGGAATGAATGCTTGCATCAGAGCAGTTGTACGTACCGGAATATACAATGGTATCAACATGTTTGGGGTTTTGCAGGGTTATCAGGGATTGATCAACAACAATATTAATCCGATGGATGCAAGATCCGTTAGTAACATCATTCACCTTGGCGGTACCATACTAAAAACGGCACGTTGTCTCGAATTCAAAACTGAAGAAGGAATGGAGTTGGCTTTTGCACATCTGAAAGCACGCGAAATCGACGGTTTAGTTGTTATCGGAGGAGACGGAACCTTTACAGGTGCCCAACGTTTTGGAAAAAAGTTCGGCATCCGTGTCATCGGAATTCCAGGAACAATTGACAATGATTTATACGGTTCTGATTTTACACTTGGATACGATACGGCCATTAATACCGTTATTGAAGCAATAGATAAAATCAGGGATACAGCAGACTCTCATGACCGCTTATTTTTCATTGAAGTAATGGGCAGGGATTCTGGATGCATTGCCTTGAGAAGCGCAATAGCCAGCGGTGCTGAAGCGGTGCTTTTACCCGAAAAAGAAACCAATCTGGATGAGCTTATAGCTCAATTGGAGGCTGGTGCCTCGACAAAGAAATCCTCGAGCATTGTTATCGTATCGGAAGGCCATAAGTATGGTGGTGCTTACGATGTTGCAAAAAAAGTTAAAGAGAGTTTTAACCACTATGACACTAAAGTAACTATATTAGGACATCTCCAACGTGGCGGTAGTCCAAGTAGTTTCGACCGCATTTTAGGAAGTCGTTTAGGCTTCGCAGCCGTTAATGAGCTCCTAAAAGGCAGTACCATGCAAATGGTTGGTTTACGTGGTAATGATATAAAGACGACTAGTATAGACGAAGCGTTAACGAGACATACTTTCAAACTGGAAAGTGATTTGTTGGAGATGACTAAAGTTTTATCAATATAA
- a CDS encoding NUDIX hydrolase: protein MKEVLPKFNSTFSIDCVLFGFDEGELKILLIERNEEPFKDWWALPGNLVAEDESLDQSASRILHELTGLGDVYMEQYYTFGDVNRHPQGRVVSIAYYALLRLGGDKALKPLSNYAKQAHWINVKDLPKLAFDHQQIFDKGLEKIKRRIKHQPIAFELLPEKFTLTQLQNVYEIILNKKLDKRNFRKKMLSFGVLKDLDEKQKGVSFRAATLYKFDKRKYAKLFGKEISF, encoded by the coding sequence TTGAAAGAAGTCTTACCAAAGTTTAATTCCACTTTCTCGATTGATTGTGTGTTGTTCGGATTCGATGAAGGAGAATTGAAAATTCTTTTGATCGAAAGGAACGAAGAACCATTTAAGGACTGGTGGGCCCTACCAGGGAACCTGGTTGCGGAGGATGAAAGTTTAGACCAGAGTGCTTCCAGAATTTTGCATGAACTGACCGGTCTTGGTGATGTCTATATGGAACAGTATTATACCTTCGGTGATGTCAACCGACATCCTCAGGGGAGGGTAGTAAGTATTGCGTATTATGCGCTGTTAAGGTTAGGTGGTGATAAAGCATTAAAGCCCCTTAGCAATTATGCTAAACAGGCGCATTGGATCAATGTCAAAGATTTGCCGAAACTGGCATTTGATCATCAACAGATCTTTGATAAAGGTCTGGAGAAGATTAAAAGACGCATTAAGCACCAGCCTATAGCTTTTGAACTCCTGCCTGAAAAATTTACGCTTACTCAGTTGCAAAATGTATATGAGATCATTTTGAATAAAAAGCTGGATAAAAGAAACTTCAGGAAGAAGATGCTGAGCTTCGGTGTATTGAAAGACCTGGACGAAAAACAAAAAGGAGTTTCATTCAGAGCAGCGACGCTCTATAAATTTGATAAGCGTAAATACGCGAAGTTATTTGGAAAAGAGATTTCCTTCTAA
- the gap gene encoding type I glyceraldehyde-3-phosphate dehydrogenase has protein sequence MSKIGINGFGRIGRLVFRAALKRGLDIVAINDLVEPDYMAYMLKYDSTHGRFDGTIAVENGNLVVNGKTIRITAERDPANLKWNEVGVETVIESTGLFLTQADAEKHIQAGAKRVVLSAPAKDDSIPTYVMGVNHEQLTADQTVVSNASCTTNCLAPIAKVLNDKFGIIEGLMSTVHAVTATQKTVDGPSAKDWRGGRGGFSNIIPSATGAAKAVTKVIPALKGKLTGMAFRVPVADVSVVDLTVRLEKAATYEEIKTAMKEASEGYLKGVLGYTEDEVVSSDFIGDDHASIFDANAGIALNDNFVKVVSWYDNEWGYSNALAKFVEYYGNLK, from the coding sequence ATGAGCAAAATTGGAATAAACGGCTTTGGCCGTATCGGCAGACTGGTTTTTAGAGCTGCTTTAAAAAGAGGATTAGATATTGTTGCGATCAATGATTTAGTGGAGCCGGATTACATGGCTTATATGTTAAAATACGATTCTACTCATGGCCGTTTTGATGGTACGATTGCAGTAGAAAACGGAAACCTTGTAGTAAACGGAAAAACAATCCGCATCACCGCAGAGAGAGATCCTGCAAACCTAAAATGGAATGAAGTAGGTGTAGAAACTGTAATCGAATCAACTGGTTTATTTTTAACTCAGGCTGATGCAGAGAAACACATTCAGGCAGGTGCTAAAAGAGTTGTTCTTTCTGCTCCGGCTAAAGATGATTCCATCCCTACTTATGTAATGGGTGTAAATCACGAGCAGTTAACTGCAGATCAGACTGTAGTTTCCAATGCATCATGTACCACTAACTGTTTAGCGCCAATCGCTAAGGTATTAAACGATAAATTCGGTATCATCGAAGGTTTAATGAGCACAGTACATGCGGTAACTGCAACACAAAAAACAGTAGATGGTCCTTCAGCGAAAGACTGGAGAGGTGGACGTGGAGGTTTCTCTAACATTATCCCTTCTGCTACCGGAGCTGCTAAAGCAGTTACAAAAGTAATCCCTGCTTTAAAAGGAAAACTAACAGGTATGGCTTTCCGTGTACCGGTAGCTGACGTATCTGTAGTTGATTTAACTGTTCGCTTAGAAAAAGCGGCAACTTACGAAGAAATTAAAACTGCCATGAAAGAAGCCTCAGAAGGTTACTTGAAAGGTGTATTAGGATATACAGAAGATGAAGTTGTTTCTTCTGACTTTATAGGAGATGATCATGCATCAATTTTCGATGCAAATGCAGGTATTGCATTAAATGACAACTTCGTAAAAGTGGTTTCCTGGTATGATAACGAATGGGGCTATTCTAATGCATTAGCTAAATTCGTAGAATACTACGGAAATTTAAAGTAA